The following proteins are co-located in the Bubalus bubalis isolate 160015118507 breed Murrah chromosome 21, NDDB_SH_1, whole genome shotgun sequence genome:
- the WDR6 gene encoding WD repeat-containing protein 6 isoform X1: MGRRAVVIGPRRRPPLPLLPVATGAVELQRSSTREGSYRESSAPFLAVAAAAARGTAMDAHEDYVWPRATSELILLPVTGLECVGERLLAGEGPDVLVYTLDFGGHLRMMKRVQNLLGHYLIHGFRVRPEPNGDLDSEVMVAAFGSKGLRIVKISWGQGRFRELWRSGLWNMSDWIWDARWLEGNIALALGHNSVVLYDPVVGCSLQDVPCTDRCTLSSACLIGDTWKELTVVAGAVSNQLLVWYPAAALKDDKPVAPDRRVSGHVGVIFSMSYLESKGLLATASEDRSVRIWKVGDLRVPGGRVQNIGHCFGHSARVWQVKLLENYLISAGEDCVCLVWSHEGEILQAFRGHQGRGIRALAAHERQAWVITGGDDSGIRLWHLVGRGHPGSGVFALSFKSHSRPGVLKAVTLAGSWRVLAVTDAGALYLYDLEVKCWEQLLEDKRFQSYCLLEAAPGPEGFGLCALANGEGRVKVVPINTPTAAVDLTLFPGKVHSLSWALRGYEELLLLASGPGGVVACLEISAAPSGKAIFVKERCRYLLPPSKQRWHTCSAFLPPGDFLVCGDRRGSVLLFPSRPDLLKDLGVVSKVGAITSAPRAGSGEGEPSLAEWGPVSTLPSLHGKQGVTSVTCHGGYVYTTGRDGSYYQLFVRGGQLQPVLRQKPCRGMNWVAGVRMVADGNMVILGFHANEFVVWSPRSHEKLHIINCGGGHRSWAFSDTEAAMAFAYLKDGDVMLYRALGGCTRPHVILRESLHGREITCVKRVGSITLGPESGVPSFLQPDHPEPGEPVAPGSEGPGLIDIVITCSEDTTVCVLALPTATGSAHALTAVCNHISSVRAVAVWGVGTPGGPQDPRPGLTAHVVSAGGRAEMHCFTIMVTPDPSPPSRLACHVMHLSSHRLDEYWDRQRHRHRMIKVDPETRYMSLAVCELDRPGLGPLVAAACSDGAVRLFHLQDSGRRLQLLAETFHHKRCVLKVHAFTHEAPNQRRRLFLCSAATDGSVAFWDLTTMLDQGPPALEAAADPGLPFQLGSPCLTVQAHSCGVNSLHTLPTREGHLVASGSEDGSLHVFVLAVEMPELEAAVGGAELLPQLQVLEEHSVPCAHAAHVTGLKILSPSLMVSASIDQRLTFWRLGHGEPTFMNSTVYHVADVADMDCWPVSPEFGHRCALGGQGLEVYNWYD, encoded by the exons GTGAGGGGCCAGATGTCCTGGTATACACCTTGGATTTCGGTGGACATCTGCGGATGATGAAGCGAGTGCAGAACCTGCTTGGCCACTATCTTATCCATGGGTTCCGAGTGCGACCAGAACCCAACGGAGACCTTGACTCGGAGGTCATGGTGGCGGCGTTTGGCAGCAAGGGCCTCCGAATTGTGAAAATTAGCTGGGGACAGGGCCGCTTCCGGGAGCTGTGGCGCTCTGGCCTGTGGAACATGTCCGATTGGATCTGGGATGCCCGTTGGCTCGAGGGGAACATTGCCTTGGCCCTGGGCCACAACTCGGTGGTGCTGTATGACCCTGTGGTAGGGTGCAGCCTGCAGGATGTGCCCTGCACAGATAGGTGCACCCTCTCCTCGGCCTGTCTGATCGGAGACACCTGGAAGGAGCTGACCGTAGTGGCTGGCGCTGTTTCCAACCAGCTCCTGGTCTGGTACCCAGCAGCTGCTCTAAAAGACGATAAGCCCGTAGCCCCCGACCGACGGGTCAGTGGGCACGTGGGGGTCATCTTCAGCATGTCTTACCTAGAAAGCAAGGGCTTACTGGCCACAGCTTCTGAGGATCGAAGCGTTCGCATTTGGAAGGTGGGTGACCTGCGGGTTCCCGGGGGCCGGGTCCAGAATATTGGGCACTGCTTTGGGCACAGCGCCCGTGTCTGGCAGGTCAAGCTCCTCGAGAATTACCTTATCAGTGCAGGAGAAGACTGTGTGTGCTTGGTGTGGAGCCATGAAGGTGAAATCCTCCAGGCCTTTCGGGGCCACCAGGGCCGTGGGATCCGTGCCCTAGCGGCCCATGAGAGGCAGGCCTGGGTGATCACTGGGGGTGATGACTCAGGCATCCGGCTGTGGCACCTGGTAGGGCGTGGGCACCCAGGTTCGGGAGTCTTCGCGCTCTCCTTCAAGTCCCACAGCAGGCCAGGTGTCCTCAAGGCTGTGACGCTGGCTGGCTCGTGGCGAGTACTGGCCGTGACTGACGCAGGGGCCCTGTACCTCTATGACCTCGAGGTCAAGTGCTGGGAGCAGCTGCTGGAGGACAAGCGCTTTCAGTCCTACTGCCTCCTGGAGGCAGCCCCTGGTCCCGAGGGCTTCGGACTGTGTGCCCTGGCCAACGGGGAAGGGCGTGTCAAGGTTGTACCCATCAACACTCCGACTGCAGCTGTGGACCTGACCCTGTTCCCAGGGAAGGTGCACAGCCTGAGCTGGGCCTTGAGAGGCTACGAGGAGCTTCTGTTGCTAGCATCGGGCCCTGGCGGCGTGGTGGCTTGCCTGGAGATCTCTGCGGCGCCCTCTGGCAAGGCCATCTTTGTCAAGGAACGTTGCCGCTACCTCCTGCCTCCAAGCAAGCAGAGGTGGCACACGTGCAGTGCCTTCCTCCCCCCAGGTGACTTCCTGGTGTGTGGGGACCGCCGGGGCTCTGTGTTGCTGTTCCCCTCCCGACCAGATCTGCTCAAGGATCTTGGGGTGGTGAGCAAGGTTGGAGCGATCACCTCAGCGCCCAGAGCAGGCAGTGGTGAGGGGGAGCCCTCCTTGGCTGAGTGGGGCCCTGTGTCCACCCTCCCTTCTCTGCACGGGAAACAGGGTGTGACCTCAGTCACCTGCCACGGTGGCTACGTGTACACCACAGGGCGTGACGGTTCCTACTACCAGCTCTTTGTGCGAGGCGGGCAGCTCCAGCCAGTGCTAAGGCAAAAGCCCTGTCGGGGGATGAACTGGGTGGCTGGGGTCCGTATGGTGGCCGATGGGAACATGGTCATCCTGGGTTTCCATGCCAATGAGTTCGTGGTGTGGAGCCCCCGCTCACATGAGAAGCTGCACATCATCAATTGTGGCGGAGGGCACCGCTCCTGGGCCTTCTCTGACACCGAGGCGGCCATGGCCTTCGCCTACCTCAAGGATGGCGACGTGATGCTCTACCGGGCTCTGGGTGGCTGCACGCGGCCACATGTGATTCTCCGGGAGAGCCTGCATGGCCGGGAGATTACTTGTGTAAAGCGTGTGGGCAGCATCACCTTGGGGCCTGAGTCTGGGGTGCCGAGCTTCCTGCAGCCTGACCACCCGGAGCCCGGCGAGCCTGTCGCGCCCGGCAGTGAGGGCCCTGGCCTGATCGACATCGTGATCACGTGCAGTGAGGACACCACCGTCTGTGTCCTGGCGCTCCCCACAGCCACAGGCTCGGCCCATGCGCTCACAGCGGTCTGTAACCACATCTCCTCAGTGCGTGCAGTGGCTGTGTGGGGTGTTGGCACCCCAGGTGGCCCTCAGGATCCTCGGCCAGGCCTGACCGCCCATGTGGTATCTGCGGGGGGCAGGGCTGAGATGCACTGCTTCACAATCATGGTCACCCCAGACCCCAGCCCCCCAAGCCGTCTTGCCTGCCACGTCATGCACCTTTCATCACACCGTCTCGATGAATACTGGGACCGGCAGCGCCACCGGCACCGGATGATCAAGGTGGACCCTGAGACCAG GTACATGTCCCTAGCTGTGTGTGAGCTGGACCGGCCTGGCCTTGGCCCGCTTGTGGCTGCTGCCTGTAGTGATGGGGCAGTGAG ACTCTTTCACTTGCAGGACTCTGGGCGGCGACTGCAGCTGCTGGCTGAAACCTTCCACCACAAGCGCTGTGTCCTCAAGGTGCACGCCTTCACACACGAGGCACCCAATCAGCGGCG GAGGCTGTTCCTGTGCAGTGCAGCCACCGACGGCAGCGTGGCCTTCTGGGACCTCACCACCATGCTGGACCAAGGCCCCCCTGCCCTGGAGGCTGCAGCGGACCCTGGGCTGCCCTTCC agCTGGGCAGCCCCTGCCTGACTGTGCAGGCTCACAGCTGTGGTGTCAACAGCCTGCACACCCTGCCCACCCGTGAGGGCCACCTTGTGGCCAGCGGCAGTGAAGACGGCTCCCTCCACGTCTTTGTGCTTGCCGTGGAGATGCCGGAGTTGGAGGCGGCGGTGGGGGGTGCTGAGCTGCTGCCCCAGCTGCAAGTGCTGGAGGAGCACTCCGTCCCCTGTGCGCACGCTGCCCACGTGACAGGCCTCAAGATCTTAAGCCCCAGCCTCATGGTCTCGGCCTCCATCGACCAACGGCTGACCTTCTGGCGTTTGGGGCATGGTGAACCCACCTTTATGAACAGCACAGTGTACCACGTAGCAGATGTGGCCGACATGGACTGCTGGCCCGTGAGCCCCGAGTTTGGCCACCGTTGTGCTCTGGGGGGCCAGGGCCTTGAGGTCTACAACTGGTACGACTAA
- the WDR6 gene encoding WD repeat-containing protein 6 isoform X2 has translation MQVPKPENLPLSPAKPAWLMLHFIHVACEGPDVLVYTLDFGGHLRMMKRVQNLLGHYLIHGFRVRPEPNGDLDSEVMVAAFGSKGLRIVKISWGQGRFRELWRSGLWNMSDWIWDARWLEGNIALALGHNSVVLYDPVVGCSLQDVPCTDRCTLSSACLIGDTWKELTVVAGAVSNQLLVWYPAAALKDDKPVAPDRRVSGHVGVIFSMSYLESKGLLATASEDRSVRIWKVGDLRVPGGRVQNIGHCFGHSARVWQVKLLENYLISAGEDCVCLVWSHEGEILQAFRGHQGRGIRALAAHERQAWVITGGDDSGIRLWHLVGRGHPGSGVFALSFKSHSRPGVLKAVTLAGSWRVLAVTDAGALYLYDLEVKCWEQLLEDKRFQSYCLLEAAPGPEGFGLCALANGEGRVKVVPINTPTAAVDLTLFPGKVHSLSWALRGYEELLLLASGPGGVVACLEISAAPSGKAIFVKERCRYLLPPSKQRWHTCSAFLPPGDFLVCGDRRGSVLLFPSRPDLLKDLGVVSKVGAITSAPRAGSGEGEPSLAEWGPVSTLPSLHGKQGVTSVTCHGGYVYTTGRDGSYYQLFVRGGQLQPVLRQKPCRGMNWVAGVRMVADGNMVILGFHANEFVVWSPRSHEKLHIINCGGGHRSWAFSDTEAAMAFAYLKDGDVMLYRALGGCTRPHVILRESLHGREITCVKRVGSITLGPESGVPSFLQPDHPEPGEPVAPGSEGPGLIDIVITCSEDTTVCVLALPTATGSAHALTAVCNHISSVRAVAVWGVGTPGGPQDPRPGLTAHVVSAGGRAEMHCFTIMVTPDPSPPSRLACHVMHLSSHRLDEYWDRQRHRHRMIKVDPETRYMSLAVCELDRPGLGPLVAAACSDGAVRLFHLQDSGRRLQLLAETFHHKRCVLKVHAFTHEAPNQRRRLFLCSAATDGSVAFWDLTTMLDQGPPALEAAADPGLPFQLGSPCLTVQAHSCGVNSLHTLPTREGHLVASGSEDGSLHVFVLAVEMPELEAAVGGAELLPQLQVLEEHSVPCAHAAHVTGLKILSPSLMVSASIDQRLTFWRLGHGEPTFMNSTVYHVADVADMDCWPVSPEFGHRCALGGQGLEVYNWYD, from the exons GTGAGGGGCCAGATGTCCTGGTATACACCTTGGATTTCGGTGGACATCTGCGGATGATGAAGCGAGTGCAGAACCTGCTTGGCCACTATCTTATCCATGGGTTCCGAGTGCGACCAGAACCCAACGGAGACCTTGACTCGGAGGTCATGGTGGCGGCGTTTGGCAGCAAGGGCCTCCGAATTGTGAAAATTAGCTGGGGACAGGGCCGCTTCCGGGAGCTGTGGCGCTCTGGCCTGTGGAACATGTCCGATTGGATCTGGGATGCCCGTTGGCTCGAGGGGAACATTGCCTTGGCCCTGGGCCACAACTCGGTGGTGCTGTATGACCCTGTGGTAGGGTGCAGCCTGCAGGATGTGCCCTGCACAGATAGGTGCACCCTCTCCTCGGCCTGTCTGATCGGAGACACCTGGAAGGAGCTGACCGTAGTGGCTGGCGCTGTTTCCAACCAGCTCCTGGTCTGGTACCCAGCAGCTGCTCTAAAAGACGATAAGCCCGTAGCCCCCGACCGACGGGTCAGTGGGCACGTGGGGGTCATCTTCAGCATGTCTTACCTAGAAAGCAAGGGCTTACTGGCCACAGCTTCTGAGGATCGAAGCGTTCGCATTTGGAAGGTGGGTGACCTGCGGGTTCCCGGGGGCCGGGTCCAGAATATTGGGCACTGCTTTGGGCACAGCGCCCGTGTCTGGCAGGTCAAGCTCCTCGAGAATTACCTTATCAGTGCAGGAGAAGACTGTGTGTGCTTGGTGTGGAGCCATGAAGGTGAAATCCTCCAGGCCTTTCGGGGCCACCAGGGCCGTGGGATCCGTGCCCTAGCGGCCCATGAGAGGCAGGCCTGGGTGATCACTGGGGGTGATGACTCAGGCATCCGGCTGTGGCACCTGGTAGGGCGTGGGCACCCAGGTTCGGGAGTCTTCGCGCTCTCCTTCAAGTCCCACAGCAGGCCAGGTGTCCTCAAGGCTGTGACGCTGGCTGGCTCGTGGCGAGTACTGGCCGTGACTGACGCAGGGGCCCTGTACCTCTATGACCTCGAGGTCAAGTGCTGGGAGCAGCTGCTGGAGGACAAGCGCTTTCAGTCCTACTGCCTCCTGGAGGCAGCCCCTGGTCCCGAGGGCTTCGGACTGTGTGCCCTGGCCAACGGGGAAGGGCGTGTCAAGGTTGTACCCATCAACACTCCGACTGCAGCTGTGGACCTGACCCTGTTCCCAGGGAAGGTGCACAGCCTGAGCTGGGCCTTGAGAGGCTACGAGGAGCTTCTGTTGCTAGCATCGGGCCCTGGCGGCGTGGTGGCTTGCCTGGAGATCTCTGCGGCGCCCTCTGGCAAGGCCATCTTTGTCAAGGAACGTTGCCGCTACCTCCTGCCTCCAAGCAAGCAGAGGTGGCACACGTGCAGTGCCTTCCTCCCCCCAGGTGACTTCCTGGTGTGTGGGGACCGCCGGGGCTCTGTGTTGCTGTTCCCCTCCCGACCAGATCTGCTCAAGGATCTTGGGGTGGTGAGCAAGGTTGGAGCGATCACCTCAGCGCCCAGAGCAGGCAGTGGTGAGGGGGAGCCCTCCTTGGCTGAGTGGGGCCCTGTGTCCACCCTCCCTTCTCTGCACGGGAAACAGGGTGTGACCTCAGTCACCTGCCACGGTGGCTACGTGTACACCACAGGGCGTGACGGTTCCTACTACCAGCTCTTTGTGCGAGGCGGGCAGCTCCAGCCAGTGCTAAGGCAAAAGCCCTGTCGGGGGATGAACTGGGTGGCTGGGGTCCGTATGGTGGCCGATGGGAACATGGTCATCCTGGGTTTCCATGCCAATGAGTTCGTGGTGTGGAGCCCCCGCTCACATGAGAAGCTGCACATCATCAATTGTGGCGGAGGGCACCGCTCCTGGGCCTTCTCTGACACCGAGGCGGCCATGGCCTTCGCCTACCTCAAGGATGGCGACGTGATGCTCTACCGGGCTCTGGGTGGCTGCACGCGGCCACATGTGATTCTCCGGGAGAGCCTGCATGGCCGGGAGATTACTTGTGTAAAGCGTGTGGGCAGCATCACCTTGGGGCCTGAGTCTGGGGTGCCGAGCTTCCTGCAGCCTGACCACCCGGAGCCCGGCGAGCCTGTCGCGCCCGGCAGTGAGGGCCCTGGCCTGATCGACATCGTGATCACGTGCAGTGAGGACACCACCGTCTGTGTCCTGGCGCTCCCCACAGCCACAGGCTCGGCCCATGCGCTCACAGCGGTCTGTAACCACATCTCCTCAGTGCGTGCAGTGGCTGTGTGGGGTGTTGGCACCCCAGGTGGCCCTCAGGATCCTCGGCCAGGCCTGACCGCCCATGTGGTATCTGCGGGGGGCAGGGCTGAGATGCACTGCTTCACAATCATGGTCACCCCAGACCCCAGCCCCCCAAGCCGTCTTGCCTGCCACGTCATGCACCTTTCATCACACCGTCTCGATGAATACTGGGACCGGCAGCGCCACCGGCACCGGATGATCAAGGTGGACCCTGAGACCAG GTACATGTCCCTAGCTGTGTGTGAGCTGGACCGGCCTGGCCTTGGCCCGCTTGTGGCTGCTGCCTGTAGTGATGGGGCAGTGAG ACTCTTTCACTTGCAGGACTCTGGGCGGCGACTGCAGCTGCTGGCTGAAACCTTCCACCACAAGCGCTGTGTCCTCAAGGTGCACGCCTTCACACACGAGGCACCCAATCAGCGGCG GAGGCTGTTCCTGTGCAGTGCAGCCACCGACGGCAGCGTGGCCTTCTGGGACCTCACCACCATGCTGGACCAAGGCCCCCCTGCCCTGGAGGCTGCAGCGGACCCTGGGCTGCCCTTCC agCTGGGCAGCCCCTGCCTGACTGTGCAGGCTCACAGCTGTGGTGTCAACAGCCTGCACACCCTGCCCACCCGTGAGGGCCACCTTGTGGCCAGCGGCAGTGAAGACGGCTCCCTCCACGTCTTTGTGCTTGCCGTGGAGATGCCGGAGTTGGAGGCGGCGGTGGGGGGTGCTGAGCTGCTGCCCCAGCTGCAAGTGCTGGAGGAGCACTCCGTCCCCTGTGCGCACGCTGCCCACGTGACAGGCCTCAAGATCTTAAGCCCCAGCCTCATGGTCTCGGCCTCCATCGACCAACGGCTGACCTTCTGGCGTTTGGGGCATGGTGAACCCACCTTTATGAACAGCACAGTGTACCACGTAGCAGATGTGGCCGACATGGACTGCTGGCCCGTGAGCCCCGAGTTTGGCCACCGTTGTGCTCTGGGGGGCCAGGGCCTTGAGGTCTACAACTGGTACGACTAA